In Takifugu flavidus isolate HTHZ2018 chromosome 13, ASM371156v2, whole genome shotgun sequence, the following are encoded in one genomic region:
- the fbxl13 gene encoding dynein regulatory complex subunit 6 isoform X1: protein MISFNTLLSSWWYHVAPMSFLHFVPQAYTFDLCLKWKEFAVLAKQGSLVLLFKIKKAKRFNERKCLQNAMAAWCSWVEVQKKTQAVAMERLHEFVSRGRLKLTFAAWCSFTKDSRRIKEVLKRLNAEGWNEISSKLKGGCIISAVNIDILLKIFRYLNVRDLLNCAEVCCEWKSVIQSGQLWSRINFSVEKEWLGDNTVQQILRNYRTIVIHLNLRGCTSLNWPSFQSISECKNLQELNISECVHVTDMMVQKILKGCSFLLYLNLSKTHVTDKTLKELFRNCLNLQYLSLAYCNRVTDEGFLCLAKEKVCYNLLYLDLSGCTQMTVNGFMSISAGCRLLREVVINDMPTLSDKCVLALIDGCPSLSAISLLGVPHLSNATLEAIVENTSLDTFRLQGNNQLTDVSWQALCRSSRDLRWLHVAECPRLTDASLKSFATLKHLQHLNVSLCSRVGDVGIQYLIESSSCTLRELDISHSRTTDRSVMRILQNLCNLEHLNLSYCEQLTDLCLEWFGGSSIRSLDISGCNIQDRGLALLEGVQLKKLALAGCVRITDAGIEVLCKNVRCLEHMDVSHCAALTEQAIRAISFYCRGLSTLQMAGCPKMTDLAIHVLTSGSVSLRELDISGCLLLTDRTVDYLQTSCPWLSSIRMVFCKGISKFAAMRLKSHVQFWEHNNDDPRYHLGTW from the exons ATGATTTCATTTAACACACTGTTGAGTTCCTGGTGGTATCATGTGGCACCGATGAGCTTTCTCCACTTTGTTCCGCAGGCTTACACATTTGACCTCTGTCT gaagtggaaggagTTCGCTGTCCTGGCAAAACAAGGTTCCCTGGTGCTGCTTTTCAAGATTAAGAAGGCGAAGAGGTTTAATGAGAGGAAATGCCTCCAGAATGCAATGGCCGCATGGTGCAGTTGGGTTGAAGTGCAGAAGAAGACCCAAGCAG ttgCCATGGAGAGGCTTCATGAATTTGTGAGCCGAGGCCGTCTTAAATTGACTTTTGCTGCATGGTGCAGCTTTACAAAAGATTCGAGGAGGATAAAAGAAGTCTTAAAG AGGCTCAATGCTGAAGGCTGGAATGAAATCAGCAGCAAATTGAAGGGAGGATGTATCATCTCTGCTGTGAATATTGATATCTTGTTGAAG ATATTTCGTTATTTAAACGTACGTGACCTGCTGAATTGTGCTGAAGTGTGCTGCGAATGGAAGTCCGTCATCCAGTCAGGACAGTTGTGGAGTCGG ATCAACTTCTCTGTAGAGAAAGAGTGGCTTGGCGACAACACGGTGCAGCAGATTCTGCGGAACTATAGGACAATCGTGATCCATCTCAACCTGCGTGGCTGCACGTCGCTGAACTGGCCCAGCTTTCAGAGCATCA GTGAATGTAAAAACCTGCAGGAGCTCAACATTTCCGAGTGCGTTCATGTCACA GATATGATGGTTCAGAAAATCCTAAAAGGCTGTTCATTCCTGCTCTACCTAAACCTCTCCAAGACACACGTAACAGACAAAACTCTAAAGGAACTGTTCAG GAACTGTCTGAACCTCCAGTATTTGAGTTTAGCCTACTGCAACAGGGTCACCGATGAAGGCTTCCTTTGCCTGGCCAAAGAAAAGGTCTGCTACAATCTCCTCTACCTCGACCTCTCCGGCTGCACTCAG ATGACCGTAAACGGGTTCATGTCTATTTCGGCTGGTTGTCGCTTGCTCAGAGAGGTTGTGATCAATGACATGCCCACGCTGTCAGACAAATGCGTCCTG GCTCTGATTGATGGatgtccctccctgtctgccaTTTCTCTGCTGGGCGTCCCTCATCTCTCTAATGCCACGCTGGAGGCCATCGTTGAGAACACCAGCCTCGACACTTTCAGACTCCAGG GTAACAACCAGCTGACAGACGTCAGTTGGCAGGCTCTCTGCAGGAGCTCGCGAGACCTCCGCTGGCTCCATGTCGCGGAATGCCCCAGGTTAACAGATGCCAGCTTGAAATCCTTCGCCACCCTGAAGCACCTGCAGCACCTGAACGTCTCACTCTGCAGCAG GGTGGGTGATGTTGGAATCCAGTACCTCATTGAGAGTTCCTCCTGTACACTAAGAGAGCTGGACATCAGTCACAGCCGCACGACGGACAGATCCGTCATGAGAATTTTACAAAA CCTGTGCAATCTGGAGCATCTGAACCTGAGTTACTGTGAGCAGCTGACGGATTTGTGTCTGGAGTGGTTCGGCGGCAGCTCGATTCGCTCTCTTGACATCAGCGGCTGCAACATACAAGACCGG GGGCTGGCGTTGCTAGAGGGAGTTCAACTGAAGAAATTGGCCCTTGCGGGGTGTGTCCGCATCACGGACGCTGGCATAGAG GTGCTGTGCAAGAATGTCAGATGTCTGGAACACATGGATGTGTCGCACTGCGCAGCCCTGACAGAGCAGGCCATCAGAGCCATTTCTTTTTACTGCAGAGGGCTGAGCACGCTCCAGATGGCGGGCTGTCCCAAG ATGACGGATTTGGCGATACACGTCCTGACGAGCGGGTCTGTGTCTCTGCGAGAACTCGACATTAGCGGCTGCCTTCTTCTCACCGATCGCACGGTGGACTACTTGCAAACGAGCTGCCCCTGGCTTTCCTCAATCAGGATGGTCTTCTGCAAAGGCATCTCAAA gTTTGCTGCCATGAGGCTGAAATCACACGTGCAGTTTTGGGAGCATAACAACGATGACCCTCGATACCATCTGGGCACATGGTGA
- the fam185a gene encoding protein FAM185A — MWSSMSRPGCFGLLRSLSFNSGKLTKPKCPLRTTRLFSVSASPNCPINDAPVRQWALEVNPFSTVRAQLGCSISVHPLDPHTFPEADRAFVTVHGAETEQQLGPEHFMVSYDEQSKELLISAKEVSSSVSVDLAAPIKSNLFITTRGKGSVQVKKMECDFCRVQTEEGNCLLHSVKGHQIEVKSEGGHVTGVGTIHGNVDISTRGYSTVDVKKLQGTRMNVSTEHGTLKVKAIYAESSQVSCSSGRIQLGHIHGKATVENISGDTVIDGSNDFLKISSKGGDVDVYIGDGGSADVQTQEGHVCVRVPSSLKAGVELCGGSVHIDPEVVLHRTQSEPAKNLTTVMGYLNGESEAVQWVRVRTDRGSVTLKTQSWFETLKLGGQE; from the exons ATGTGGAGCTCAATGAGCCGCCCGGGATGCTTCGGCCTCCTTCGCTCCTTGTCCTTCAACAGCGGTAAACTCACAAAACCCAAGTGTCCTCTGCGAACTACGCGCCTCTTCTCCGTCTCTGCCTCACCGAACTGTCCAATAAATGATGCGCCGGTGAGGCAGTGGGCTCTCGAGGTGAACCCCTTCAGCACAGTACGAGCTCAGCTGGGTTGCAGCATCTCCGTCCACCCGCTGGACCCGCACACCTTCCCGGAGGCAGACCGTGCATTCGTTACGGTCCACGGTGCAgagactgagcagcagctcgGTCCTGAACACTTCATGGTCAGCTATGATGAACAGAGCAAAGAGCTGCTCATCTCAGCCAAGGAGGTGAGCAGCAGCGTGTCGGTTGATCTGGCCGCACCTATAAAAAGCA ATCTGTTCATCACCACACGAGGAAAGGGCAGTGTGCAGGTGAAGAAGATGGAGTGTGACTTCTGCAGGGTGCAAACGGAGGAGGGCAACTGTCTGTTGCATTCTGTCAAG GGTCATCAGATCGAGGTCAAGTCTGAAGGAGGACATGTTACAGGTGTGGGGACCATCCACGGCAATGTGGACATCAGCACGCGAGGATACAGT ACTGTGGATGTCAAGAAGCTCCAGGGCACCAGAATGAATGTTTCAACAGAACACGGAACATTAAAAGTTAAAGCCATCTACGCCGAGTCCAGCCAGGTTTCTTGCTCCTCTGGAAGAATCCAACTAGGCCACATTCATG gtaaagcTACTGTGGAGAACATTTCAGGAGACACTGTCATTG aTGGTTCGAATGATTTCCTAAAGATTTCCTCTAAAGGAGGAGATGTTGACGTCTACATAGGAGATGGTGGCAGTGCAGATGTTCAGACACAAGAAG gccatgtgtgtgtgcgtgtcccgTCCTCACTGAAAGCTGGAGTGGAGCTCTGTGGGGGGTCAGTGCACATTGACCCAGAGGTTGTTCTGCACAGAACACAAAGTGAACCAGCTAAAAACCTGACCACAGTTATGG gtTATCTTAATGGCGAGTCTGAAGCAGTCCAGTGGGTCAGAGTCCGGACGGACAGAGGTTCTGTCACACTGAAGACACAGAGTTGGTTTGAGACCCTAAAGTTGGGGGGTCAGGAGtga
- the fbxl13 gene encoding dynein regulatory complex subunit 6 isoform X2: MISFNTLLSSWWYHVAPMSFLHFVPQAYTFDLCLKWKEFAVLAKQGSLVLLFKIKKAKRFNERKCLQNAMAAWCSWVEVQKKTQAVAMERLHEFVSRGRLKLTFAAWCSFTKDSRRIKEVLKRLNAEGWNEISSKLKGGCIISAVNIDILLKIFRYLNVRDLLNCAEVCCEWKSVIQSGQLWSRINFSVEKEWLGDNTVQQILRNYRTIVIHLNLRGCTSLNWPSFQSISECKNLQELNISECVHVTDMMVQKILKGCSFLLYLNLSKTHVTDKTLKELFRVTDEGFLCLAKEKVCYNLLYLDLSGCTQMTVNGFMSISAGCRLLREVVINDMPTLSDKCVLALIDGCPSLSAISLLGVPHLSNATLEAIVENTSLDTFRLQGNNQLTDVSWQALCRSSRDLRWLHVAECPRLTDASLKSFATLKHLQHLNVSLCSRVGDVGIQYLIESSSCTLRELDISHSRTTDRSVMRILQNLCNLEHLNLSYCEQLTDLCLEWFGGSSIRSLDISGCNIQDRGLALLEGVQLKKLALAGCVRITDAGIEVLCKNVRCLEHMDVSHCAALTEQAIRAISFYCRGLSTLQMAGCPKMTDLAIHVLTSGSVSLRELDISGCLLLTDRTVDYLQTSCPWLSSIRMVFCKGISKFAAMRLKSHVQFWEHNNDDPRYHLGTW, from the exons ATGATTTCATTTAACACACTGTTGAGTTCCTGGTGGTATCATGTGGCACCGATGAGCTTTCTCCACTTTGTTCCGCAGGCTTACACATTTGACCTCTGTCT gaagtggaaggagTTCGCTGTCCTGGCAAAACAAGGTTCCCTGGTGCTGCTTTTCAAGATTAAGAAGGCGAAGAGGTTTAATGAGAGGAAATGCCTCCAGAATGCAATGGCCGCATGGTGCAGTTGGGTTGAAGTGCAGAAGAAGACCCAAGCAG ttgCCATGGAGAGGCTTCATGAATTTGTGAGCCGAGGCCGTCTTAAATTGACTTTTGCTGCATGGTGCAGCTTTACAAAAGATTCGAGGAGGATAAAAGAAGTCTTAAAG AGGCTCAATGCTGAAGGCTGGAATGAAATCAGCAGCAAATTGAAGGGAGGATGTATCATCTCTGCTGTGAATATTGATATCTTGTTGAAG ATATTTCGTTATTTAAACGTACGTGACCTGCTGAATTGTGCTGAAGTGTGCTGCGAATGGAAGTCCGTCATCCAGTCAGGACAGTTGTGGAGTCGG ATCAACTTCTCTGTAGAGAAAGAGTGGCTTGGCGACAACACGGTGCAGCAGATTCTGCGGAACTATAGGACAATCGTGATCCATCTCAACCTGCGTGGCTGCACGTCGCTGAACTGGCCCAGCTTTCAGAGCATCA GTGAATGTAAAAACCTGCAGGAGCTCAACATTTCCGAGTGCGTTCATGTCACA GATATGATGGTTCAGAAAATCCTAAAAGGCTGTTCATTCCTGCTCTACCTAAACCTCTCCAAGACACACGTAACAGACAAAACTCTAAAGGAACTGTTCAG GGTCACCGATGAAGGCTTCCTTTGCCTGGCCAAAGAAAAGGTCTGCTACAATCTCCTCTACCTCGACCTCTCCGGCTGCACTCAG ATGACCGTAAACGGGTTCATGTCTATTTCGGCTGGTTGTCGCTTGCTCAGAGAGGTTGTGATCAATGACATGCCCACGCTGTCAGACAAATGCGTCCTG GCTCTGATTGATGGatgtccctccctgtctgccaTTTCTCTGCTGGGCGTCCCTCATCTCTCTAATGCCACGCTGGAGGCCATCGTTGAGAACACCAGCCTCGACACTTTCAGACTCCAGG GTAACAACCAGCTGACAGACGTCAGTTGGCAGGCTCTCTGCAGGAGCTCGCGAGACCTCCGCTGGCTCCATGTCGCGGAATGCCCCAGGTTAACAGATGCCAGCTTGAAATCCTTCGCCACCCTGAAGCACCTGCAGCACCTGAACGTCTCACTCTGCAGCAG GGTGGGTGATGTTGGAATCCAGTACCTCATTGAGAGTTCCTCCTGTACACTAAGAGAGCTGGACATCAGTCACAGCCGCACGACGGACAGATCCGTCATGAGAATTTTACAAAA CCTGTGCAATCTGGAGCATCTGAACCTGAGTTACTGTGAGCAGCTGACGGATTTGTGTCTGGAGTGGTTCGGCGGCAGCTCGATTCGCTCTCTTGACATCAGCGGCTGCAACATACAAGACCGG GGGCTGGCGTTGCTAGAGGGAGTTCAACTGAAGAAATTGGCCCTTGCGGGGTGTGTCCGCATCACGGACGCTGGCATAGAG GTGCTGTGCAAGAATGTCAGATGTCTGGAACACATGGATGTGTCGCACTGCGCAGCCCTGACAGAGCAGGCCATCAGAGCCATTTCTTTTTACTGCAGAGGGCTGAGCACGCTCCAGATGGCGGGCTGTCCCAAG ATGACGGATTTGGCGATACACGTCCTGACGAGCGGGTCTGTGTCTCTGCGAGAACTCGACATTAGCGGCTGCCTTCTTCTCACCGATCGCACGGTGGACTACTTGCAAACGAGCTGCCCCTGGCTTTCCTCAATCAGGATGGTCTTCTGCAAAGGCATCTCAAA gTTTGCTGCCATGAGGCTGAAATCACACGTGCAGTTTTGGGAGCATAACAACGATGACCCTCGATACCATCTGGGCACATGGTGA
- the fbxl13 gene encoding dynein regulatory complex subunit 6 isoform X3: MISFNTLLSSWWYHVAPMSFLHFVPQAYTFDLCLKWKEFAVLAKQGSLVLLFKIKKAKRFNERKCLQNAMAAWCSWVEVQKKTQAVAMERLHEFVSRGRLKLTFAAWCSFTKDSRRIKEVLKIFRYLNVRDLLNCAEVCCEWKSVIQSGQLWSRINFSVEKEWLGDNTVQQILRNYRTIVIHLNLRGCTSLNWPSFQSISECKNLQELNISECVHVTDMMVQKILKGCSFLLYLNLSKTHVTDKTLKELFRNCLNLQYLSLAYCNRVTDEGFLCLAKEKVCYNLLYLDLSGCTQMTVNGFMSISAGCRLLREVVINDMPTLSDKCVLALIDGCPSLSAISLLGVPHLSNATLEAIVENTSLDTFRLQGNNQLTDVSWQALCRSSRDLRWLHVAECPRLTDASLKSFATLKHLQHLNVSLCSRVGDVGIQYLIESSSCTLRELDISHSRTTDRSVMRILQNLCNLEHLNLSYCEQLTDLCLEWFGGSSIRSLDISGCNIQDRGLALLEGVQLKKLALAGCVRITDAGIEVLCKNVRCLEHMDVSHCAALTEQAIRAISFYCRGLSTLQMAGCPKMTDLAIHVLTSGSVSLRELDISGCLLLTDRTVDYLQTSCPWLSSIRMVFCKGISKFAAMRLKSHVQFWEHNNDDPRYHLGTW, translated from the exons ATGATTTCATTTAACACACTGTTGAGTTCCTGGTGGTATCATGTGGCACCGATGAGCTTTCTCCACTTTGTTCCGCAGGCTTACACATTTGACCTCTGTCT gaagtggaaggagTTCGCTGTCCTGGCAAAACAAGGTTCCCTGGTGCTGCTTTTCAAGATTAAGAAGGCGAAGAGGTTTAATGAGAGGAAATGCCTCCAGAATGCAATGGCCGCATGGTGCAGTTGGGTTGAAGTGCAGAAGAAGACCCAAGCAG ttgCCATGGAGAGGCTTCATGAATTTGTGAGCCGAGGCCGTCTTAAATTGACTTTTGCTGCATGGTGCAGCTTTACAAAAGATTCGAGGAGGATAAAAGAAGTCTTAAAG ATATTTCGTTATTTAAACGTACGTGACCTGCTGAATTGTGCTGAAGTGTGCTGCGAATGGAAGTCCGTCATCCAGTCAGGACAGTTGTGGAGTCGG ATCAACTTCTCTGTAGAGAAAGAGTGGCTTGGCGACAACACGGTGCAGCAGATTCTGCGGAACTATAGGACAATCGTGATCCATCTCAACCTGCGTGGCTGCACGTCGCTGAACTGGCCCAGCTTTCAGAGCATCA GTGAATGTAAAAACCTGCAGGAGCTCAACATTTCCGAGTGCGTTCATGTCACA GATATGATGGTTCAGAAAATCCTAAAAGGCTGTTCATTCCTGCTCTACCTAAACCTCTCCAAGACACACGTAACAGACAAAACTCTAAAGGAACTGTTCAG GAACTGTCTGAACCTCCAGTATTTGAGTTTAGCCTACTGCAACAGGGTCACCGATGAAGGCTTCCTTTGCCTGGCCAAAGAAAAGGTCTGCTACAATCTCCTCTACCTCGACCTCTCCGGCTGCACTCAG ATGACCGTAAACGGGTTCATGTCTATTTCGGCTGGTTGTCGCTTGCTCAGAGAGGTTGTGATCAATGACATGCCCACGCTGTCAGACAAATGCGTCCTG GCTCTGATTGATGGatgtccctccctgtctgccaTTTCTCTGCTGGGCGTCCCTCATCTCTCTAATGCCACGCTGGAGGCCATCGTTGAGAACACCAGCCTCGACACTTTCAGACTCCAGG GTAACAACCAGCTGACAGACGTCAGTTGGCAGGCTCTCTGCAGGAGCTCGCGAGACCTCCGCTGGCTCCATGTCGCGGAATGCCCCAGGTTAACAGATGCCAGCTTGAAATCCTTCGCCACCCTGAAGCACCTGCAGCACCTGAACGTCTCACTCTGCAGCAG GGTGGGTGATGTTGGAATCCAGTACCTCATTGAGAGTTCCTCCTGTACACTAAGAGAGCTGGACATCAGTCACAGCCGCACGACGGACAGATCCGTCATGAGAATTTTACAAAA CCTGTGCAATCTGGAGCATCTGAACCTGAGTTACTGTGAGCAGCTGACGGATTTGTGTCTGGAGTGGTTCGGCGGCAGCTCGATTCGCTCTCTTGACATCAGCGGCTGCAACATACAAGACCGG GGGCTGGCGTTGCTAGAGGGAGTTCAACTGAAGAAATTGGCCCTTGCGGGGTGTGTCCGCATCACGGACGCTGGCATAGAG GTGCTGTGCAAGAATGTCAGATGTCTGGAACACATGGATGTGTCGCACTGCGCAGCCCTGACAGAGCAGGCCATCAGAGCCATTTCTTTTTACTGCAGAGGGCTGAGCACGCTCCAGATGGCGGGCTGTCCCAAG ATGACGGATTTGGCGATACACGTCCTGACGAGCGGGTCTGTGTCTCTGCGAGAACTCGACATTAGCGGCTGCCTTCTTCTCACCGATCGCACGGTGGACTACTTGCAAACGAGCTGCCCCTGGCTTTCCTCAATCAGGATGGTCTTCTGCAAAGGCATCTCAAA gTTTGCTGCCATGAGGCTGAAATCACACGTGCAGTTTTGGGAGCATAACAACGATGACCCTCGATACCATCTGGGCACATGGTGA
- the LOC130536060 gene encoding uncharacterized protein LOC130536060, with translation MVFSLRFQCFGSLFWFCICFPLQKGCGIARGYPVGSHVGVSDPRPSDQLISGQSFNAETDFDVGKTISMNHISFASSQIQQENGDDAGSIINPGDQNGPKISVVQRPKHERSAYLHPLPLLVKQTQKETIHNLSFPTVQFFKRFVETMKNSYLTPGNDMTMYFHMARHVMENELALEAQETEDPTTDYRSQIPDLVSSTERSGYDENQDSDLSTELPHLAADGYGPNDYGSLETVDRSKGLKNAGAQNKRTYPVSHRPTDKMPYRPVFGKVPPAEALISLSQGPVPDLDSKNSERMTQESDSEDLLKYGSPSGGFQLGGFQKKDLRVKIPADVLYSPHFGHKNDQNLPDHVPAHRESLYSSSRTHQSAVGEEESKGIYHSAVPRPSFGSVASNTDHIPQGHQGQVGAQLNSLHVPKEEANTRQPRRSQHIEPKTIFGINEPKQTTDDVQVFSSGGSGSARWASSPYKVDYSRNFLANLDLPSVSDPFFWQKIGYKLNSRNSNMKNIISDNPNMPSSFFTLKNRGVTLKGGFGGPADAAIPHRSIQDTIYWPPRPIYALRNTVNDAFQRKSGARRGLYSQTGGSISLPFYTTKTRSNYFRSKVSLLKSHFAPHNWHKTGRHHQKPASKYPYTKA, from the exons ATGGTCTTTTCATTGAG ATTTCAGTGTTTTGGGAGTCTGTTCTggttctgcatttgttttcctctgcagaaaG GCTGTGGGATTGCACGTGGCTATCCTGTCGGCAGCCATGTAGGTGTGTCTGACCCTCGACCCTCAGACCAGCTGATTTCTGGGCAGTCTTTCAATGCAGAAACTGACTTTGATGTGGGTAAAACTATAAGCATGAACCACATAAGCTTTGCCTCATCGCAAATCCAACAAGAAAACGGAGATGATGCTGGCTCCATTATCAACCCCGGTGACCAAAATGGGCCCAAAATCTCTGTGGTGCAGAGGCCCAAGCATGAAAGATCTGCTTATCTTCACCCACTTCCTCTTCTAGTCAAACAGACACAAAAGGAAACTATACACAATTTAAGTTTCCCAACTGTCCAATTTTTCAAACGGTTTGTAGAAACGATGAAAAACTCTTACTTAACACCAGGAAATGATATGACCATGTATTTTCATATGGCGCGACACGTGATGGAGAATGAATTGGCTTTGGAAGCACAAGAGACTGAAGATCCCACCACTGACTATAGGTCCCAAATCCCTGACCTTGTGTCCTCAACTGAGCGTTCTGGGTATGATGAAAACCAAGACTCAGATCTGAGCACAGAGCTGCCTCATTTAGCAGCTGATGGATATGGGCCAAATGATTATGGGAGTTTAGAAACTGTTGATCGCTCCAAAGGGCTGAAAAATGCTGGTGCACAGAACAAACGTACTTACCCAGTAAGCCACAGACCAACAGATAAAATGCCCTACAGACCAGTCTTTGGAAAGGTTCCTCCTGCGGAGGCTCTCATCAGCCTTTCTCAGGGTCCAGTGCCAGATTTAGATTCTAAAAACTCTGAGAGGATGACTCAAGAATCTGACAGTGAGGACTTGTTAAAGTATGGGAGCCCATCTGGTGGCTTTCAGCTTGGAGGCTTCCAAAAAAAGGATCTGCGTGTGAAGATTCCAGCAGATGTTCTGTATTCACCTCACTTTGGTCACAAAAACGACCAGAACCTCCCAGATCACGTCCCTGCGCACCGGGAAAGCCTCTACTCGTCATCTCGGACACATCAATCTGCTGTCGGCGAGGAAGAATCAAAGGGAATTTACCACTCTGCCGTCCCCCGGCCTTCATTTGGTTCTGTTGCCTCAAACACTGACCACATCCCACAGGGTCATCAAGGTCAAGTGGGTGCTCAGTTAAACAGCCTACATGTTCCCAAGGAAGAAGCCAATACAAGGCAGCCACGGAGGTCCCAACACATAGAGCCAAAGACCATCTTTGGGATTAACGAGCCAAAACAGACAACTGATGATGTCCAGGTCTTCAGTTCTGGCGGCTCTGGTTCAGCACGGTGGGCTTCTTCCCCCTACAAAGTTGATTATAGTCGGAATTTCTTGGCTAACTTGGATCTACCATCTGTATCAGACCCATTCTTCTGGCAAAAAATTGGCTACAAATTAAATTCCAGAAACTCTAACATGAAAAATATCATCTCTGATAATCCAAACATGCCAAGTTCATTTTTTACCCTGAAGAATAGAGGCGTGACTCTAAAGGGTGGCTTTGGTGGTCCAGCTGACGCTGCCATTCCACACAGGTCCATACAGGACACCATCTACTGGCCTCCACGCCCCATATATGCATTAAGAAATACAGTAAATGATGCTTTTCAGAGGAAGAGTGGAGCTAGAAGAGGGCTTTATTCTCAAACGGGTGGTAGTATATCTCTGCCTTTCTACACCACAAAGACCAGAAGCAACTATTTCAGAAGCAAAGTGTCACTTTTGAAGAGTCATTTTGCACCGCACAATTGGCACAAAACTGGGCGTCATCACCAGAAACCTGCCTCAAAATATCCATACACCAAAGCCTAG
- the LOC130536062 gene encoding leucine-rich repeat-containing protein 17-like yields the protein MRATSSFLLFTSLLLLLLLRSTETKRPGKGKGLKAVRHHLRGDRVRGAVRRGRSDPSRPNCRELTESHDVYVDCQDRRLTTVPASHTWSRPPKHLLLARNRIKVLREGAFFGYDSVTSLDLQQNQISFVEEGAFQGLTHLTTLLLQHNRLETLSEETLIPMPSLAYLRLYHNPWNCFCPLDSLIRTLQVPSNRNLGNHARCAEPVKLKGIKLKQVNPEMICLDSETTVDPSEGPIYPEDPTPIRTKADATTTCHTYLYPEVRMDCSNRDLSEVPAGIPEDVVHIDLSNNSINHLKAKDFLGTKSLKVLNISNNNMQHADTGSFSGLLHLQKLDLSNNSLHFIQYGVLEDLYFLSELKLGGNPWVCDYSIHYMVYWLRLHPGVKHSGLICRSPLEHTEESVEEYVNSYNRECPKGRRRGQARQDQTDSDPWDTQKEAQGESEEEPQQQQQPPRSLSLWKKYGIIRLS from the exons ATGCGTGcaacctcctccttcctccttttcacctcccttctcctcctcctcctgctccggaGCACCGAGACAAAAAGGCCGGGGAAGGGCAAAGGCCTCAAAGCAGTAAGACACCATCTCAGAGGAGACAG GGTGAGGGGCGCTGTGCGACGCGGCAGATCCGACCCTTCACGACCCAACTGCAGAGAGTTGACAGAGTCTCACGATGTCTATGTCGACTGTCAGGACCGTCGCCTCACGACCgttcctgcctcacacacctggtCCAGACCACCCAAACACCTCCTTCTGGCGCGCAACCGCATAAAAGTCCTCCGTGAAGGCGCCTTCTTCGGATACGACAGTGTCACTAGTCTGGatctgcagcagaaccagatCTCTTTTGTGGAGGAGGGAGCCTTCCAGGGCCTGACGCACCTCacaacgctgctgctgcagcacaaccGTCTGGAGACACTTAGCGAAGAGACTCTGATCCCCATGCCAAGTCTTGCATACCTGCGTCTATACCATAATCCCTGGAATTGTTTTTGCCCTTTGGACAGTCTCATACGCACCCTTCAGGTCCCCAGCAACCGTAACCTAGGAAACCATGCCAG GTGTGCAGAACCCGTCAagctgaaagggataaagttgAAGCAGGTGAACCCCGAGATGATTTGTCTGGACTCAGAAACAACCGTTGATCCATCAGAAGGCCCAATCTACCCTGAAGACCCCACTCCAATCCGTACCAAAGCAGATGCCACCACAACTTGTCACACCTACCTTTACCCTGAAGTACGGATGGACTGTAGTAACAGAG ATCTTAGTGAGGTTCCTGCGGGGATTCCCGAAGATGTTGTTCATATTGATCTCTCCAATAACTCAATCAATCATCTCAAAGCCAAAGACTTCCTTGGCACAAAGAGCCTCAAGGTCCTAAACATCAGCAATAACAACATGCAGCATGCCGACACAG GTTCTTTCTCAGGACTTCTGCATCTTCAAAAACTGGATCTGTCCAACAACAGCCTGCATTTTATCCAGTATGGAGTCCTTGAAGATCTGTATTTCTTGTCTGAACTGAAGCTAGGAGGGAACCCCTGGGTCTGTGACTACAG TATCCACTACATGGTGTACTGGCTGCGTCTGCACCCAGGAGTGAAGCACAGCGGCCTGATCTGTCGCTCCCCTCTGGAACACACGGAAGAGAGTGTGGAGGAGTACGTGAATTCTTACAACAGAGAGTGTCCGAAGGGCAGACGGCGTGGCCAAGCACGGCAAGACCAAACCGACTCTGACCCGTGGGACACGCAGAAAGAAGCGCAGGGGGAAAGTGAagaggagccgcagcagcagcagcagccgccgagATCTTTGAGCTTGTGGAAAAAGTACGGGATCATCAGGCTGTCCTGA